A segment of the Lycium barbarum isolate Lr01 chromosome 7, ASM1917538v2, whole genome shotgun sequence genome:
ACCCCGACATATCTAATGCTATATAACTAAAGCCAACATAACGATTCCGGTGAACTTGTCTTCAAACCAAACAACCCTTTAAATCTTAGTCCTCCTCCGCGAGCGTAGGAAAGAAGTTGCAATTATTCTAGAGGATTTAATTACTATGGGCATTAACTAAATTAGAGAATTAAATTACTGTATTAAAGGCTATTAAAAGAAAGCTTATTAAGGAATATATTTGTTTGTACCTGATAAATCCCAAGAATCGGTCCTTTTCAAAACTGGAACTGGTCAGACAACCATGTGAAAAGTACTAAGAACTTTACCCGGTACTCCTCTTTCTACTTTTAGCTTCTGTTTGCTAGTATTTCCGTTCTTGAATATCCATGAATCTTGAATTTGAAATATTGAGTTTGTAAATTATCAAGATTCAGTTTTTGTTGTTATTCTCTTGCTCTTTTTTCCTAATTTGGTTATGGTTTTCTCATTCACTAGATTATAAGAGGTAAATATATTCTGTTGTCAGCTGACATAGTTTGTTTCCTAtcccttttttttctctctaaatTTCTGCAGCTAATGAATGTCTGGTGAATCTTGTTTTCTAATTTCTCTTTGGTATTGCAGGTATATATTAGCTTCTTCTGCAGTGTAAAATCAGAAAATTTGGTAAAAGAATCAACTTGGAGCTAAATTTTTGGTGGTGAAAAATCTCGACTTCACCAATTGGTTCTTGGAAAACCTTCAGGGGTTTAGGGAGTTAGGGCCAGCTGAATTTGTTTCAATTCCACCTAGGAAAGGATCTGAAAGTTATTGAACAAGTAGAAGCTAATTCTCAGTATTGTTGACATAAATCTCTTTAGATTACAAGAtgtctttgtttcttgaaaagaACATGCTAGCATCCAGGTTTTTATCATGTCTCATAGCCATTTCGGTTTTCGTTTTGATCGTTTCTTCGTTGTCCCTTCTTCAATTTGCTGACAATTCTTTCATACCAAGATCAGTATTTAGGTTAGTTCTTGTTAATAGTACTTCCCTTTACTCAACCTCAAGTGTCACAAGTGGAGAATCTAAAACCCCTTTCTTGCCTCTTGAAACTTTTATTGAAGAAAAAGTGCAACGCCAAGAGATAGCATGTCAAACATCCAGTTCCAGCAACAGTTCTGGTGGAGTAGGAGTTATTAAAGTAGCTTGTGACAAAAAACAAGCTCTTCTTAgagtgtatatgtatgacttacTACCTGAATTTCACTTTGGGCTATTTGGTTGGAAAGGAAATGGGAATGAAATGTGGCCTAATGTTGGTCAAGTACCCTCATACCCTGGGGGCTTAAATTTACAGCATAGCATTGAATATTGGCTTACCCTTGACCTTCTATCGTCGAATACACCAAATATTACTAGACCATGCACTGCTATTCGAGTGCACAATTCAAGTGAGGCCGATGTATTTTTTGTTCCGTTCTTTTCGTCTTTGAGTTACAATAGGCATTCTAAGCCTCATGGGAAGGAAAAGGTCAGTCTAAATAGGATACTGCAAGATAGAGTGGTGGAGTTTTTAAGAAGTAGAGATGAGTGGAACCTAAATGGTGGGGCGAATCATCTGATCGTCGCTCACCATCCTAATAGCATGTTGGTTGCAAGAAAGAAGTTGGGCTCTGCAATGTTTGTGCTTGCAGATTTTGGAAGGTACCGAGCTGAAACAGCAAACATTGAAAAGGATGTGATTGCTCCTTACAAACATATGGTCAGGACATTAGATGCTGACAACTCCCCCTCTTTTGTGCAACGTGATATATTGGTTTATTTCCAGGGGGCAATTTATAGGAAAGATGTAAGTTGCAGATCTTCTTTTACCTGCTTTTAGTATTGTCATTGGTATTGCTATTTTCAAGTCAGCTAACGTTCAAATCTAACTATAACATGGCTGCATTTTTAGTCAGTGCAGCCCAACCTACTTAGCAGCAGGGGAATTGGAGAACTGTAGCCAGATAAAATTTCCTTGTATCCTCTTATTAATTATGTTACAAAACTTCACTTGGAACTAGGAAATCAATTTGAAAGAACAATGTAGCCACAGCTTTCCATTTCAACACTTTGTCGTCCTTTAATCCGCTATGCTAGATAACTTGTTCATCGTTCACTAATAGCATGCACCATTATATTCTCTTTCCCGGTACCTCCGGCAAATGCCTTTGTTTCTATGTTGTAAGATTGGAATAGTTGAGGACGTACTGCATTTAGGAGAGGAACTGAAATTATTTCATCAAAACTTAGTTTCCCTCTGTATTGCTCAAAGTACAACAATTTTAGCTCCTTCATTCCTTCCTTAACCCTGCTTTGTTGATTAAATAACCTACACTTACCCTACTCCAAACCCTTCCCCAGGAGTCAACGATTGTCATTTCCCACTTTAATCCCTTAGTTCTTTCATTTGAGAATATGATAGATTATAACAATTTGAATATCGTGTTTGGCATTTGGAAGATGTCTGTGATTTAACTACTTAAATAGTCGTAGGACATTGTAGATCTAATTTAGTCCTAAAATTATCAACTAGAATCTAGAAGAATCCATTTTTGAGATATTGATACTTCTAGTAGCTCCTCAAGAAAGAAGGGAGTTAATAACCGAAGAAGCCAAACAGAAAAAGGAAGCTAAAGAAGAGAAGATGATTACGATTTTGAGATTTCACTTGAGAGTAATAAAACTGGAATTTCCCTGTTTCTGTCAATTTTTAAGCTTGAAATAAGGCTGAAGTAGATGATTGCTTTTCTTTGCTTACGTAATACCAGGGTGGAACAATCCGTCAAGAATTATACTACCTTCTAAAGGATGAAAAAGATGTACACTTCACTTTTGGAAGCATCAAATCAAATGGTGTTAGGGAGGCTGGGCGAGGAATGGCCTCTTCCAAATTCTGCCTGAATATTGCTGGAGACACCCCCTCTTCCAATCGCTTATTTGATGCCATTGCTAGTCATTGTATTCCTGTAATAATTAGTGATGATATTGAGCTACCATTTGAAGATGTTCTCGATTATTCCAAGTTCTGCATTTTTGTCCGTTCTTCAGATGCTGTGAGGAAGGGGTATCTTCTGAATCTCCTTAGAAGAATCAAGGAGGATCAGTGGATCAAAATGTGGCAAAGGCTGAAGGAGCTCACGAAACATTTTGAGTACCAATATCCATCCCAACCTAATGATGCTGTGGATATGATTTGGCAGGCGATTGCAAGGAAGTTGTCGTTTATACAACTGAAGGCTCATCGCAACAAGAGATACCGTAGTTTACAGCTCTTCATCAAAGACCGCTAGTTCTATAAGGATGTTAGCTACCAGGTTAGGCTTGATTCTATTGGAGGTACTTACGCTCTGAAAATATCTATCCATTTTTATTTCTACTTCTTGAGAACGCCTTGTAAATTCTTTTCATAATGAAGTTGCATATACTAGTTTATGGATTTTGGACCGTTCTCTGGCAGAGATCTTATATTTACTACCAGAAAACTACCGTAGATGTAAATGGGAATTAACTCAAATGCTGTGCAATGCTTTATCTACAATGAAAAAAACAATAGGCAGTCTTGACAAATATGTTAATAGCATAAGCATGTCCCTAGGATGAATAGAGTTGCAAAATAGAAAAAGATTCAGAAAATTTGATGTTTTTTCATTATACATGCGAGAATTGTTGATGATTAGAGATAACCATATCTGTGCATGATAATGAGCATGACAAATACTGCTATTTTATTGAACTGTTGTTCTAGCTTTAAGTAATTGTGAAGTTGCGCATGCACAGGGACTGCAGTTTGTAAGCTGCCTGCCTTCAAATGAAGACTGCTACTCATGCAAATAAGAATGATGAGTTCAACAAAATCATATAAGCTGAAGATAACATTGGGTTGTGCATGAAAATCCTAATCTATTTGACTATGGTTCTAGCTTGACATAACATTTGCGCTTCattctttcattttcttcttttgaaCAAAGGATACTACTATTCAAACACAAAACAACGATAAATATAACAAACCTGTGTATGTAAGATAATATTCTGCTGTGTATAACAATGAGCATGAAAATCCTAATGTATTTGACTATGGTTCTAGCTTTACATAACACATGAAATCGATGGCTGCAACAAGGTTTGCAGCTTATCAGCTGCGTTCATTCATCATCTGCTTTCAAATAAAAGACTTCTGCTCAACAAATAACAACAGTAACTGTAGCCAACCTATATCAAAATGTTCCGACATATGCAGAAATTCCCACCATTTAAAAATTTATGGCAAAAGATGGCAGCCATTTCCTTCTTTcctgttgaatgttgttatggtttgGTCCTTGCATACTACGAGTAGTTCGTCAACTCCGGTTGTGGATGGGATCTGATCCTTTCTTCACACTTCTTTTGTTCGATTGATTCGGACCAAAGGTCGTTGCAGGTGCAGGTGCTATATTTAGGTCCTGCATGGCGACAGCCCCTAGAATCCTAGAACTTTTGAGAAAAAATAACTTGCCTTCTCCCCATCTAAAAGAAATATCTCTACTTCCCAGAGCAGAAACCATCTTTGGTTGGATATATAAGAACCCAATACAAAGAATTAGAACTATCATCTTACAACACATTTTTCTGCACTTGAAGAAAGAATATAAGTTTTTCTCTCCTGTTTATGCTATGATGAGGGAATAAGTGCTTTGTCTGTGGCTATACTCTTGGatattatctatatatatataaacatgtgTTTCGTCTTTAATGGGATTTGTAAAACAAAAGGTACTAAAGCAGGGAGGGCCCCAAGGCAAATATCTTAATAAGTTCAAGATTCATATCAATGATGAGCCTGCCATAG
Coding sequences within it:
- the LOC132603437 gene encoding probable arabinosyltransferase ARAD1 — translated: MSLFLEKNMLASRFLSCLIAISVFVLIVSSLSLLQFADNSFIPRSVFRLVLVNSTSLYSTSSVTSGESKTPFLPLETFIEEKVQRQEIACQTSSSSNSSGGVGVIKVACDKKQALLRVYMYDLLPEFHFGLFGWKGNGNEMWPNVGQVPSYPGGLNLQHSIEYWLTLDLLSSNTPNITRPCTAIRVHNSSEADVFFVPFFSSLSYNRHSKPHGKEKVSLNRILQDRVVEFLRSRDEWNLNGGANHLIVAHHPNSMLVARKKLGSAMFVLADFGRYRAETANIEKDVIAPYKHMVRTLDADNSPSFVQRDILVYFQGAIYRKDGGTIRQELYYLLKDEKDVHFTFGSIKSNGVREAGRGMASSKFCLNIAGDTPSSNRLFDAIASHCIPVIISDDIELPFEDVLDYSKFCIFVRSSDAVRKGYLLNLLRRIKEDQWIKMWQRLKELTKHFEYQYPSQPNDAVDMIWQAIARKLSFIQLKAHRNKRYRSLQLFIKDR